The Candidatus Hydrogenedentota bacterium genome includes the window GCTGGCCTCCGCGTCCAACCCGACGACATCAACTTCTGGCTCGCCGAACGGCAAAAGGGCTACGGTCGCGGTGGCCGCCAGCGCATCGAGAAGGACGAAGTGGATGTGCTCGCCGGCATACGCGGCGGCATCACGCTCGGCGGCCCCATCCTAATGGCCGTCTGGAACCGCGATTTCAAGAACTGGACCGACGCCATGGACCCCTGGGCTCCGTCTACCGGACCGCGCGCCAACAAGATCGTCCAGCCACGCCCAGGCCACGCGGACCTCGTCGGAGCCATCAAGTATGGACACGACGACTGCCGCAACATTCTTGAGCGCGCCTCCGCCCGCGAGACTGCCGGACGCGTCGCCGCCGGTGCCCTCTGCCGGAAGTTTCTCGCTGAATTCGGCGTCGACCTCGCCGGTCACGTCGTCCAAATCGGTTCCGCCATCGCCCATACCGAAAAGGTCGCGTCCGAAGACATCCGCAAGCTCTCCATGAAGTCCCAGGTCCGCTGCGTCGACAAAGAAGCCAGCGCCAAGATGGTCGAGGTCATCAAGAAAGCCAAGCGCGACAAGGACTCCCTTGGCGGTATCGTCGAAGTCCGTGCCTGGGGACTTCCCCTGGGTCTCGGCGACTACATCCAATGGGACCGCAAGCTCGATGCCCGCATCTCCCAGGCCATGATGAGCATTCAGGCCGTCAAGGGCGTCGAAATCGGACTCGGCTTCCGTGGCGCCGCCCGCGCCGGTAGCAAGTTCCACGATGAGATCGCCTACGAGCCCAGGAAGCGAGTGGGGGGGAAGTACCGCCGGCTCTCCAACAACCTCGGCGGATTCGAAGGCAGCATGACGACTGGCGAAGAAATCGTTGTCCGGGTCATGAAGAAACCCATCAGCACCCTCATGAAACCCTTGCGCAGCGTTAACATGTCCACCCACGAGCCCGCCCTCGCTGTCCTTGAACGAAGCGATACCTGCGCCGTGCCCGCACTTGCCATCATCGTCGAGTCCGCGCTCGCCATCGTTTTGGCCGAGGCGTACATTGAGAAGTTCGGCGGCAACACGGTGGAAGAGATGAAACGGAATTTCGATAGTTACGTTGACTACGTAAACGATAAATGACAATCTGGAATCCAAATCCCGATATCATTCCTATCGCGCTTCCCACTCCCTTTGTGGTCGGACCCGTCAACTGCTTCCTCGTGAAAGGTGACCCGCTCACCCTCGTGGATACCGGCCTGCAATCGGACGAATCGTATCAGGCCTTGACCAGCCAACTTGCCGAACATGGCTACTCCGTCTCGGATATTGAGGCCGTTCTTCTCACACATGCCCACGTGGACCACATCGGGCTGCTTGCGCGTGTGGTCGAGGAGTCCGGAGCGAAGACCTACGCCCACGTTTCAACGGCAAGCCAACTGGAACGCTACGAAGAGCACGAAGAACGCACACATTCCTTTATATTGCAAACACTTCGAGAATTTGGTACACCGGAGGCCATCATTCAGGCAACCGCCGAAGCCCGCAATACCTTTCGCGGCATGGCGGCCCCCGTTTCAGTCGATTACAGAGTGGAACATGGTGGAACAGCTAT containing:
- the aroC gene encoding chorismate synthase, translating into MLRYLTAGESHGRGVFCLLEGLPAGLRVQPDDINFWLAERQKGYGRGGRQRIEKDEVDVLAGIRGGITLGGPILMAVWNRDFKNWTDAMDPWAPSTGPRANKIVQPRPGHADLVGAIKYGHDDCRNILERASARETAGRVAAGALCRKFLAEFGVDLAGHVVQIGSAIAHTEKVASEDIRKLSMKSQVRCVDKEASAKMVEVIKKAKRDKDSLGGIVEVRAWGLPLGLGDYIQWDRKLDARISQAMMSIQAVKGVEIGLGFRGAARAGSKFHDEIAYEPRKRVGGKYRRLSNNLGGFEGSMTTGEEIVVRVMKKPISTLMKPLRSVNMSTHEPALAVLERSDTCAVPALAIIVESALAIVLAEAYIEKFGGNTVEEMKRNFDSYVDYVNDK